GACGCTCTGATCGGTGCGCTGGTGCCCACACTGGGCCTCACCGTCGAACACGTCGACATCCCGCTCACCGACGGCGACACCGTCGGCGGCTACCTCGTCCTGCCGCCCGGCTCAGGCCCGCACCCGGTGGTGCTGACCACCAACGGACTGGAGGGCACCGCCCAGGAACTCGCCATCCCACAGCTGCGCTACCGCGACACCGGCATGGCGATGTTCCTGATGGAAATGCCCGGCAGCTACGCCTACACCCATCCCATGCAGCCTGAGTCAGAAGCGGTCTACCACCGCATCATCGAGCACCTCGCCCACGACCAACGGCTCGACGCCGACCGGATCGCGATGGTCGGGGTCAGCTTCGGCGGCTACTGGACCGCACGCCTGGCCGCTACCAACGACCGGCTGGCCTGCGCAATCGCCTGCGGGGCCCCGACACACCGGTCCTTCCACGGCGGCGCACTAGGCACTCCGCAGATCATCCTGCACGCCCTGGCCAAGACCGTCGGGGCGGCCCACCCCATCGACCTGGTGCGCAAGCTCAAAGCGCTGTCCATCCGAGATCTTTACTCCCGCATAACTATGCCGCTGCTGGTGATCAACGGAGACCACGACACCCTCATGAGCACCCAGGACAGCAGCGACCTGGCCCACGCCGCCGCCAACGCCACCCTGCTGCTGTACCCCGACGACGACCACTGCGCGATGGGCCACTACCGCCAATGGCTGGACTACTCACAGCACTGGCTGATGGAACACATCCCAGTCACCGCGAACTAGGGCGCGATGCGGCACCGAGAAAGGACTCGCCCGTGTTCCCTCTAGCGTTGTCTCACATCTAGAGAAACGAGACACCCCTTGGGGTGCCAGTCCTTTACCGAGTAATGCCAGGTCGCGGTGTCTCATATCGTGTCTCACACCGCGTGTCTCGAATCCCCGCTGTCACCGCCAGGTGAGACAGTCATGGGCATGACCGCGATCCTGGGCTACGCCCGCGTCAGCACCACCGGCCAAGACCTCAATGCTTAGCGCAGTGCGCTGACGGCCGCTGGCGTAGATCCCGATCGGCTGTTTACCGACGAACTCTCGGGCGCTGTGGGCACACAGCGCCCGGCTTGGTTGCCCTGCTCAACTATGCCCGTCCGACGATGTTGTGGTGGTGGCTGCCATTGACCGTCTAGGACGGTCAGCCGCCGAGGTCACACGCACCATAGCCGACCTTGATAGTCGGCGAATCCTGTTGCGAGCCTTGCAAGAAGGCGTTGACACCGCCACTCCGACTGGTCGCGCGGTGGCCGCCATCATGGCCACCCTGGCTGAGCTCGAGCTCGAACTTGGGCGTGAGCGTCGCGCTGCTTCTCGTGACTCCAGACGAGCACGCCACCTACCGGCCACCAAGCCCGCCAAACTCACTATTGAGCGACAGCGACAGCTACGTCGTCTCGCCGATACCGGAGAACCCGTTCACGAACTTGCGCTAAAGCGTTCGGCATCAGCCGAGCGACGGCGTATCGGTACCTCTCCGCATCCGTGAACAACCCAGCGTTGGAGTCGAGGCAACCGTGAATCTGACCGAGCTGGGTGCGGCCCTTGGCCCCTTCTTCGATGTCCCCGGCAGCCCCTCACATCAGCAGCTCCGCGATGCATTCACCCGCCACGGCCTCAGCCACCTGGGCCCGGCGCCAGACGGAAGGACACCGAACGGATCTCACCTAGGCAAGATGAAGCGAGTCCGCCATGTCTTTGTCTCACCGGCAGCACACACCGCACTGCGGGACTGCCGTTGGCCCGAGAACTGGTAGCGCTGTGTCGGGCTCACGGAGGCTTCACCCCTGGCAACGAGAGCTATGCCGGCAGTGCGAGAGTGACCCAGCTCGTACAGGCCTTCGCTCCACTTGGCTTCACTCTTGACCGCGACGGATCGCTACAGCCGACCGTCATCGACAACCTGAGCGGCACAGAACTCACAACGACGCTGCGCAGCTACGTCGACAGAATCAACTCCAACCCCGACGACGCACCACTACAGGTCGGCACTCTTGGATGGCCGGCGATACCGGGCAAACTGATCGGCGTGAGCTACAACTTTGCGTTTTGGTCTGGAGCGAATGATCTCGATCCCGGTCAGGTGTATCGGCAGCTAAACGGCGGCCAACATGTTGTTGAAG
This Mycobacterium simiae DNA region includes the following protein-coding sequences:
- a CDS encoding alpha/beta hydrolase family protein — protein: MTEASLPQKLFVTACAVTRTTDLAARWTGAAPFLPALFVLRYANMGGLDHTLFAAQIRGARSFRDDRWCGYWNRIADTHARRARNVLRSLAGTDAASVPDLTDPSAATAAENVDGLTAWIAPAAALFADHGPQPDTRALTALVDEHAPAGDRERITLAFSAIDAWVKAITYYQVSAFPGHDPHRMKAYWRSRHLFDALIGALVPTLGLTVEHVDIPLTDGDTVGGYLVLPPGSGPHPVVLTTNGLEGTAQELAIPQLRYRDTGMAMFLMEMPGSYAYTHPMQPESEAVYHRIIEHLAHDQRLDADRIAMVGVSFGGYWTARLAATNDRLACAIACGAPTHRSFHGGALGTPQIILHALAKTVGAAHPIDLVRKLKALSIRDLYSRITMPLLVINGDHDTLMSTQDSSDLAHAAANATLLLYPDDDHCAMGHYRQWLDYSQHWLMEHIPVTAN